Proteins encoded within one genomic window of Gammaproteobacteria bacterium:
- the lpdA gene encoding dihydrolipoyl dehydrogenase: MSSKFDVVVIGGGPAGYVAAIRAAQNGLSTACIDAWVTPEGKPSLGGTCLNAGCIPSKALLESSELLHRARHEFSTHGIRLGSVDLDLPAMQARKAAIVAQLCGGIQGLFKANGVTSLAGHGQLLPGNKVRFTPAAGEPRLLEATNVILATGSAPTALQSLPFDGERVVDSAGALAFDAVPGRLGVIGAGVIGLELGSVWRRLGAEVTILEAMDRFLFMADGQIAKEAERQFRRQGLDIHLGAKVQSGERTAGGVRLRYEDRQGSHEIEVDKVVVAVGRRPWTEGLLDPLAGVAVDARGFIEVDGQCRTTVAGVWAIGDVVRGPMLAHKGSEEGVMVADLIAGRYGHMNYSIIPSVIYTTPEIAWVGRTEDELRQAGIAWKAGTFNFAASGRAKAMDQAAGLVKVLADAGSDEILGVHVCGPMAGELIAEAVVAMEFQGTAEDLQRTIHAHPTLAEAVHEAALSVDRRAIHAINR, from the coding sequence ATGAGCAGCAAGTTCGATGTCGTCGTCATCGGCGGCGGGCCCGCCGGCTACGTGGCCGCGATCCGCGCGGCGCAGAACGGCCTGTCCACGGCCTGCATCGATGCCTGGGTCACGCCCGAGGGCAAGCCCTCGCTGGGTGGCACCTGCCTCAATGCCGGCTGCATTCCCTCCAAGGCGCTGCTCGAGTCCTCCGAACTCCTGCATCGTGCCCGCCACGAGTTCTCCACCCACGGCATCCGCCTGGGCAGCGTGGACCTCGACCTGCCGGCCATGCAGGCGCGAAAGGCGGCCATCGTCGCCCAGCTCTGCGGCGGCATCCAGGGGCTGTTCAAGGCCAATGGCGTCACCTCGCTGGCGGGCCATGGCCAGCTGTTGCCGGGCAACAAGGTGCGCTTCACGCCGGCGGCGGGCGAGCCGCGGCTGCTGGAGGCCACGAACGTGATCCTCGCCACCGGATCGGCGCCGACCGCGCTGCAGTCCCTGCCGTTCGACGGCGAGCGCGTGGTCGACTCGGCCGGCGCGCTGGCCTTCGACGCCGTGCCGGGGCGCCTCGGCGTCATCGGTGCCGGCGTCATCGGCCTCGAGCTCGGCAGCGTCTGGCGCCGGCTCGGCGCCGAAGTCACCATCCTCGAAGCCATGGACCGCTTCCTGTTCATGGCCGACGGGCAGATCGCCAAGGAGGCGGAGCGGCAGTTCCGCCGCCAGGGGCTGGACATCCACCTGGGCGCGAAGGTGCAGTCCGGGGAGCGCACCGCCGGCGGCGTCCGCCTGCGCTACGAGGACCGCCAGGGTTCCCACGAGATCGAGGTCGACAAGGTCGTGGTGGCGGTGGGCCGCCGACCCTGGACCGAGGGCCTCCTCGATCCGCTGGCCGGTGTGGCGGTGGACGCGCGCGGGTTCATCGAGGTCGACGGGCAGTGCCGCACGACGGTCGCCGGCGTCTGGGCGATCGGCGACGTGGTACGCGGCCCGATGCTGGCGCACAAGGGATCCGAGGAGGGCGTGATGGTCGCCGACCTGATCGCCGGCCGCTACGGCCACATGAACTACAGCATCATCCCGTCGGTGATCTACACGACACCCGAGATCGCCTGGGTGGGGCGTACCGAGGATGAACTCCGCCAGGCGGGCATCGCCTGGAAGGCGGGCACGTTCAACTTCGCCGCCAGTGGCCGCGCCAAGGCCATGGACCAGGCGGCCGGGCTGGTCAAGGTACTGGCGGATGCCGGCTCCGACGAGATCCTCGGCGTGCATGTCTGCGGGCCCATGGCCGGCGAGCTGATCGCCGAGGCGGTGGTCGCCATGGAGTTCCAGGGCACCGCGGAGGACCTGCAGCGCACCATCCATGCGCATCCGACGCTCGCCGAGGCGGTGCACGAGGCGGCGCTGTCGGTCGACCGGCGCGCGATCCACGCCATCAATCGCTGA
- the odhB gene encoding 2-oxoglutarate dehydrogenase complex dihydrolipoyllysine-residue succinyltransferase has product MTIEVKVPQLPESVADATLIAWHKAPGDAVRRDESLVELETDKVVLEVPSPVNGIIKELRVQNGATVKAGELLAVLEEGEAKAAGAAAKPAAAPAKPAATAAAAPAAASASAGRSAGKAGPAARRAASEAGVDLAAIGGSGREGRVLKADVAAAAGTVAAAPAADRPAEARAAVADGGRGERRVPMSRLRARIAQRMVDAQQNAAMLTTFNEVDLSAVMALRSRYREAFEKQHGVKLGFMSFFVKACIEALGRYPVVNASVEGNDIVHHDYYDIGIAVSTERGLIVPVVRDADRLSFSQVEAAINEYGRRAREGSIGMEDLTGGTFTITNGGIFGSLLSTPILNPPQSAILGMHKIQERAVIVDGQVVARPMMYLALTYDHRIIDGREAVQFLVAVKDVLEDPGRLLLQV; this is encoded by the coding sequence ATGACCATCGAAGTGAAAGTCCCGCAGCTGCCGGAATCGGTCGCCGACGCGACGCTGATTGCCTGGCACAAGGCGCCCGGTGACGCGGTGCGCCGCGACGAGAGCCTGGTGGAGCTGGAGACCGACAAGGTCGTCCTCGAGGTTCCCTCGCCCGTGAACGGCATCATCAAGGAGCTGCGGGTGCAGAACGGCGCGACCGTCAAGGCCGGCGAACTGCTCGCCGTGCTGGAAGAGGGCGAGGCGAAGGCTGCGGGCGCGGCGGCGAAGCCCGCCGCAGCCCCGGCAAAGCCCGCAGCCACTGCTGCCGCCGCGCCTGCTGCGGCCAGCGCGTCGGCGGGCCGCAGCGCAGGCAAGGCGGGTCCGGCTGCCCGGCGTGCCGCCAGCGAGGCCGGCGTCGATCTCGCCGCCATCGGCGGCAGTGGCCGCGAGGGCCGCGTCCTCAAGGCCGACGTTGCCGCGGCTGCCGGCACCGTGGCAGCCGCCCCGGCCGCTGACCGGCCGGCGGAGGCACGCGCAGCGGTGGCCGACGGCGGGCGCGGGGAACGCCGCGTGCCGATGAGCCGGCTGCGCGCGCGCATCGCCCAGCGCATGGTCGATGCCCAGCAGAATGCGGCGATGCTCACCACCTTCAACGAGGTGGACCTGAGCGCGGTGATGGCGTTGCGCAGCCGCTACCGCGAGGCCTTCGAAAAGCAGCACGGGGTGAAGCTTGGCTTCATGTCGTTCTTCGTCAAGGCCTGCATCGAGGCACTCGGCCGCTATCCGGTGGTGAACGCCTCGGTGGAGGGCAACGACATCGTCCATCATGACTACTACGACATCGGCATCGCCGTTTCCACCGAGCGCGGGCTGATCGTGCCCGTGGTGCGCGACGCCGACCGGCTCTCCTTCTCGCAGGTCGAGGCCGCCATCAACGAGTATGGCCGGCGCGCGCGCGAGGGCAGCATCGGCATGGAGGACCTCACCGGCGGCACCTTCACCATCACCAATGGCGGCATCTTCGGCTCGCTGCTGTCCACGCCGATCCTCAACCCGCCGCAGAGCGCGATCCTCGGCATGCACAAGATCCAGGAGCGGGCGGTCATCGTCGACGGCCAGGTCGTGGCGCGGCCGATGATGTACCTGGCGCTGACCTACGACCACCGCATCATCGACGGTCGCGAGGCGGTGCAGTTCCTGGTCGCGGTCAAGGACGTCCTGGAAGATCCGGGCCGGCTGCTGCTGCAGGTCTGA
- the trmH gene encoding tRNA (guanosine(18)-2'-O)-methyltransferase TrmH gives MTPERFARLRAVLDRRQPDLTVLCEDVHKSHNISAILRTCDAVGVAELHAVSPGGEWSRHRGVSGGSRKWVKSRVHRDLGEAASELHSLGYQIVAAHFSESAIDYRRCDFTRPTAVLLGAERLGVSARAAALADAHIVVPMRGLVESLNVSVAAAVILYEAARQREEAGMYSRPRLDGQAYRELLFEWSYPAAARHCQARGLPYPALDAEGFIQRRQLAGSLRESRLAQRRARRTSGAGS, from the coding sequence ATGACACCCGAACGATTCGCCAGGCTCAGGGCCGTGCTCGACCGCAGGCAGCCGGACCTCACCGTGCTCTGCGAGGACGTGCACAAGTCGCACAACATCTCCGCGATCCTGCGCACCTGCGATGCCGTGGGCGTGGCCGAGCTGCACGCCGTGTCGCCGGGCGGGGAATGGAGCCGCCACCGGGGCGTGTCCGGAGGCAGCCGCAAGTGGGTGAAAAGCCGTGTCCACCGGGATCTCGGCGAGGCTGCCTCCGAATTACACAGCCTTGGATATCAGATAGTTGCAGCACATTTCTCGGAATCCGCCATCGACTACCGCCGCTGCGATTTCACCCGCCCCACCGCGGTGCTGCTCGGCGCGGAGCGGCTCGGCGTCAGCGCGCGTGCCGCAGCGCTCGCCGATGCGCACATCGTCGTGCCCATGCGCGGCCTGGTGGAATCGCTGAACGTCTCGGTGGCCGCCGCGGTGATCCTCTACGAGGCGGCACGCCAGCGCGAGGAGGCGGGCATGTACTCCAGGCCGCGACTGGACGGGCAGGCCTACCGCGAGCTGCTTTTCGAGTGGAGCTACCCGGCGGCCGCCCGGCATTGCCAGGCCCGTGGCCTGCCCTACCCCGCGCTGGACGCGGAGGGCTTCATCCAGCGCCGGCAGCTGGCGGGTTCGCTGCGGGAGTCCCGGCTGGCGCAACGTAGGGCACGCCGTACTTCAGGCGCAGGGTCTTGA
- a CDS encoding PEP-CTERM sorting domain-containing protein (PEP-CTERM proteins occur, often in large numbers, in the proteomes of bacteria that also encode an exosortase, a predicted intramembrane cysteine proteinase. The presence of a PEP-CTERM domain at a protein's C-terminus predicts cleavage within the sorting domain, followed by covalent anchoring to some some component of the (usually Gram-negative) cell surface. Many PEP-CTERM proteins exhibit an unusual sequence composition that includes large numbers of potential glycosylation sites. Expression of one such protein has been shown restore the ability of a bacterium to form floc, a type of biofilm.) — protein MKQLMAAAALLLVASVSNAAPVTYTLTGVDYMNSFASAPVICTGCGTGTAIDDGAGNITISGMAWELNAGGNHYLASFDGTTTLAPTQTPVTNPVNSLPAGSVLTRSGGFCTTIVVGTSDLCDPASVRSGYAASFNFYTGTNSAGGTCGQPLTNYNSINRCRVDLSVSGNTLTLQLKRALSESATSGSYQLLTFSFESAVVPVPGAVWLLGSALGFLGLVRRQLA, from the coding sequence ATGAAACAGCTGATGGCTGCAGCAGCGCTGCTGCTGGTCGCTTCCGTGTCGAATGCCGCACCGGTCACCTACACGCTGACCGGCGTGGACTACATGAACTCGTTTGCCAGCGCACCCGTCATCTGCACCGGATGCGGGACCGGCACCGCGATCGACGACGGTGCCGGCAACATCACCATCAGCGGCATGGCCTGGGAACTCAACGCCGGCGGCAACCACTACCTCGCCAGCTTCGATGGCACCACCACCCTGGCACCCACGCAGACGCCGGTCACCAATCCGGTCAATTCGCTGCCCGCCGGCAGCGTGCTGACCCGCAGCGGCGGTTTCTGCACCACCATCGTCGTCGGCACCTCCGACCTCTGCGATCCGGCGTCCGTGCGCTCGGGTTACGCGGCGTCGTTCAACTTCTACACCGGCACCAACAGCGCCGGCGGCACCTGCGGCCAGCCGCTGACCAACTACAACTCCATCAACCGCTGCCGCGTGGACCTGTCGGTGTCGGGCAACACGCTGACGCTGCAGCTCAAGCGTGCCCTGTCGGAGAGCGCCACCTCGGGCAGCTACCAGTTGCTGACCTTCAGCTTCGAATCGGCCGTGGTGCCGGTACCGGGTGCGGTCTGGCTGTTGGGCTCGGCGCTCGGCTTCCTGGGCCTGGTCCGTCGCCAGCTCGCCTGA
- a CDS encoding histidine phosphatase family protein — MTNDQRRSKRRRLRRQAAVLVFLMMAFALAWFFESQATTTVILTRYADIDRSQGDNPGLSAAGQARAEELARVLGDVDVVAGVDAIFANQYRSTQETAEPLARRLHLKVQVTDVKDIDGLLDHILKEWKGKVVLVVTHTEPLPLLIQELHGSKKLPPMAAEEYDNLYVVSIPWYGKVKTLRLKYGVPYVAPAGTPAANPPAAGAG, encoded by the coding sequence ATGACCAACGACCAGCGCAGGAGCAAGCGCCGCCGCCTGCGGCGCCAGGCGGCCGTGCTGGTCTTCCTGATGATGGCCTTCGCGCTCGCCTGGTTCTTCGAGTCGCAGGCCACCACCACGGTGATCCTCACCCGCTACGCCGACATCGATCGCAGCCAGGGCGACAACCCCGGCCTGTCCGCGGCAGGCCAGGCGCGTGCCGAGGAACTCGCGCGCGTGCTCGGCGACGTGGACGTGGTGGCAGGCGTCGATGCCATATTCGCCAACCAGTACCGCAGCACCCAGGAGACGGCCGAGCCGCTGGCCCGCCGGCTGCACCTGAAGGTCCAGGTCACGGACGTCAAGGACATCGATGGCCTGCTCGACCACATCCTCAAGGAATGGAAGGGCAAGGTGGTGCTGGTGGTCACGCACACCGAGCCGCTGCCGTTGCTCATCCAGGAGCTGCACGGGAGCAAGAAGCTGCCGCCGATGGCCGCCGAGGAGTACGACAACCTCTATGTCGTCAGCATTCCCTGGTACGGCAAGGTCAAGACCCTGCGCCTGAAGTACGGCGTGCCCTACGTTGCGCCAGCCGGGACTCCCGCAGCGAACCCGCCAGCTGCCGGCGCTGGATGA
- a CDS encoding NAD(P)-dependent oxidoreductase, protein MWRRWPPDGGRPQMRVAFIGLGTMGYPMAGHLVRAGHDTMVYNRTPAKAQRWAGEFAGTVATTPQAAAGGAEIVFACVGADADLREVVLGASGAFAGMDAGAIFFDCTTTSAVLARELAAEAARRGLHFIDGPVSGGEAGALRGQLTVMCGGEEAAFERARPVALAFARAVTRLGPPGSGQLAKMVNQICIAGLVQGLAEGIAFGQAAGLDMHRVLEAIGQGAAQSWQMDNRGATMIGDRFDFGFAVDWMRKDLGLCLAEAGRNGAQLPVAALVDRFYAEVQAMGGGRWDTSSLLRRLRRPG, encoded by the coding sequence ATGTGGCGGCGATGGCCACCAGATGGAGGGAGGCCCCAGATGCGCGTGGCATTCATAGGTCTCGGAACCATGGGCTACCCGATGGCGGGCCACCTGGTCCGCGCCGGGCACGACACCATGGTGTACAACCGGACCCCGGCAAAGGCGCAGCGCTGGGCCGGCGAGTTTGCGGGAACCGTCGCGACCACGCCGCAGGCGGCGGCCGGTGGCGCGGAGATCGTCTTCGCCTGCGTGGGTGCGGATGCCGACCTGCGCGAGGTGGTGCTCGGTGCCTCGGGTGCTTTCGCCGGCATGGATGCCGGGGCCATCTTCTTCGACTGCACCACCACCTCGGCCGTGCTGGCACGCGAGCTGGCGGCGGAGGCCGCCCGCCGCGGCCTGCATTTCATCGACGGGCCGGTATCGGGCGGCGAGGCGGGCGCGCTCCGCGGACAGCTGACGGTGATGTGCGGCGGCGAGGAGGCGGCCTTCGAGCGGGCGCGGCCGGTGGCGCTGGCGTTTGCCCGGGCGGTGACCCGGCTGGGTCCGCCGGGATCGGGCCAGCTCGCCAAGATGGTCAACCAGATCTGCATCGCCGGGCTCGTCCAGGGCCTGGCCGAGGGCATTGCCTTCGGCCAGGCGGCCGGCCTCGACATGCATCGTGTCCTCGAGGCCATTGGCCAGGGCGCGGCACAGAGCTGGCAGATGGACAACCGCGGCGCGACGATGATCGGCGACCGCTTCGATTTCGGCTTTGCCGTGGACTGGATGCGCAAGGACCTCGGCCTGTGCCTGGCCGAGGCAGGCCGCAACGGCGCGCAGCTGCCGGTGGCCGCGCTGGTCGACCGGTTCTACGCCGAAGTCCAGGCCATGGGGGGCGGGCGCTGGGATACCTCCAGCCTGCTGCGGCGGCTTCGGCGGCCGGGGTAG
- a CDS encoding SAM-dependent methyltransferase produces MSDSGSFDPGAETALFLQDLYANALLVRCLVTVAEQGIADRLGPGPKTAAELAAGAGLHEETLYRMLRFLAPFGFFAEDEDHRFHLTPRGEFLRVNVPGSVRDRLRRPWQDLLWRSYEHLPEMLRTGVTAFDQAHGRSFFDYLASHPDINTIYDRSMARLSQIENPLIAASYPFGDFPFVVDVGGGQGGLLAAVLDRHPEVHGVLYDQPQVVAAPEQLAADRYAGRWEVVGGDFFRTIPPGGNLYVLKRIMHGWDDEHALAVLRGCREALRDGARILVIDAVMKPGNAPDPNKFMDVNMMALTGGRERTEAEFRRLFEAADLRLVRVLPLPAPATLSLLEGVVA; encoded by the coding sequence ATGAGCGATTCCGGGTCCTTCGACCCAGGCGCCGAGACGGCGCTTTTCCTGCAGGATCTCTACGCGAATGCGCTGCTGGTGCGCTGCCTGGTCACGGTGGCCGAGCAGGGCATCGCCGATCGCCTCGGGCCGGGCCCGAAGACCGCGGCGGAGCTGGCAGCGGGCGCGGGCCTGCACGAGGAGACGCTCTATCGCATGCTGCGCTTCCTCGCGCCCTTCGGTTTCTTCGCGGAAGACGAGGACCACCGCTTCCACCTGACGCCGCGCGGGGAGTTCCTGCGTGTCAACGTGCCCGGATCGGTGCGTGACCGCCTGCGCCGCCCCTGGCAGGACCTGCTCTGGCGCAGCTACGAGCACCTGCCGGAGATGTTGCGCACCGGGGTGACCGCCTTCGACCAGGCGCATGGCCGCTCGTTCTTCGACTACCTGGCCTCGCACCCCGACATCAACACGATCTACGACCGCTCGATGGCCCGCCTGTCGCAGATCGAGAACCCGCTGATCGCGGCGAGCTATCCTTTCGGCGATTTCCCCTTTGTGGTGGACGTCGGTGGCGGGCAGGGCGGCCTGCTGGCCGCGGTGCTCGACCGCCATCCCGAGGTGCACGGGGTGCTCTACGACCAGCCGCAGGTGGTCGCTGCCCCGGAGCAGCTCGCTGCCGATCGCTATGCGGGCCGCTGGGAAGTGGTGGGCGGGGATTTCTTCCGCACCATCCCGCCCGGCGGCAACCTTTACGTGCTCAAGCGCATCATGCACGGCTGGGACGACGAGCATGCGCTGGCGGTGCTGCGCGGCTGCCGCGAGGCACTGCGCGACGGCGCGCGCATCCTCGTCATCGATGCGGTGATGAAACCGGGAAATGCCCCGGACCCGAACAAGTTCATGGACGTGAACATGATGGCGCTGACCGGCGGGCGCGAGCGGACCGAGGCGGAGTTCCGCCGCCTGTTCGAGGCGGCCGATCTGCGGCTGGTGCGCGTGCTGCCGCTGCCTGCGCCGGCGACGCTGTCGCTGCTCGAGGGCGTCGTTGCCTGA
- a CDS encoding 2-oxoglutarate dehydrogenase E1 component has protein sequence MSQSIRDHYLSSPLFGANAPYVEDLYEAYQRDPASVPENWRSFFASMGPVPDKVSRVVELPSSAASGPRPAAARTVAVAPAGRPGDAFSAKQAAVSRLIQVYSQRGHQVADLDPLGFAERRLPQVMRLDYVGLGEADMETEFFTNGLASTGGARMKLRDILALLRRVYSGKIGADYAHLSRSRERGWIRERLERGQLGEPFTSAERRHILGQLTAAEGIERYLHTRYVGQKRFSLEGGDSLIPMLDDLIQQGGARGIQELVIGMAHRGRINVLVNVLGKAPQALFREFEGKQNIEAMTGSGDVKYHMGFSSDIRTPGGNVHVMLAFNPSHLEIVDPVVEGSVRARQERRGDGSGEEVLPVLIHGDAAFAGQGVVAETLQMSQARGFTTGGTVHIIVNNQVGFTISNPDDARSTPYCSDVARMIEAPVFHVNGDDPEAAVLVTRLALEYRQTFRKDVVIDLVCYRRHGHNEADEPAATQPLMYQAIKKHPTTRQLYMRRLVEGGVMDAPEAERLAEEYRERLDQGQPLPQAVLGMIGNEYTVDWSRYRKADWNEPVSTVLPEADVALLAAEVTRIPAGFTLHPQVARIVQDRVRMAAGELPMDWGFAEMMAYASLVKAGFRVRLTGQDSRRGTFFHRHAALHDQVTGDTHVLLENLGGRRGAFTVTDSLLSEEAVLAFEYGYASTEPQSLVIWEGQFGDFVNGAQVVIDQFISSGEAKWGRLCGLTLFLPHGQEGQGPEHSSARLERFLQLCAEMNMQVCVPSTPAQMFHLLRRQMLRDLRKPLVVMTPKSLLRHRLASSPLAELVQGRFQSLIPEIDPLEARAVTRLVVCSGKVFYDLLEARRKQQLGTVAIVRIEELYPFPSRELAAVLDRHPAVREVVWCQEEPQNQGAWYQIRHRLQEPLGRAQELYYAGRPAAAAPAPGVFQLHVYQQQVLVNAALGIKAPDA, from the coding sequence ATGAGCCAGTCCATCAGGGACCACTACCTTTCTTCGCCACTGTTTGGCGCCAACGCCCCTTACGTCGAGGACCTCTACGAGGCCTACCAGCGCGATCCGGCATCGGTGCCGGAGAACTGGCGGTCGTTCTTCGCCAGCATGGGGCCGGTCCCGGACAAGGTTTCCCGGGTCGTCGAGCTGCCGTCATCGGCGGCCAGCGGGCCCCGGCCTGCCGCTGCGCGAACCGTTGCCGTGGCGCCGGCGGGCCGGCCAGGCGATGCCTTCAGCGCGAAACAGGCGGCGGTGTCGCGGCTCATCCAGGTGTACAGCCAGCGCGGCCACCAGGTTGCCGATCTCGACCCGCTGGGCTTCGCCGAGCGGCGCCTGCCGCAGGTGATGCGGCTGGACTATGTCGGGCTGGGCGAGGCCGACATGGAGACGGAGTTCTTCACCAACGGGCTGGCCAGCACCGGCGGTGCCCGCATGAAGCTCCGGGACATCCTGGCGTTGCTGCGCCGGGTGTACTCGGGAAAGATCGGTGCCGATTACGCCCACCTGTCGCGCAGCCGCGAGCGCGGCTGGATCCGCGAGCGCCTGGAGCGCGGCCAGCTGGGCGAACCCTTCACCAGTGCGGAACGGCGCCACATCCTCGGCCAGCTCACGGCCGCGGAAGGCATCGAGCGCTACCTGCACACGCGCTACGTCGGCCAGAAGCGCTTCTCGCTGGAGGGCGGCGACAGCCTCATTCCCATGCTGGACGACCTGATCCAGCAGGGCGGCGCCCGCGGCATCCAGGAGCTCGTCATCGGCATGGCGCACCGCGGCCGCATCAACGTGCTGGTCAATGTGCTGGGCAAGGCGCCGCAGGCGCTGTTCAGGGAATTCGAGGGCAAGCAGAACATCGAGGCCATGACCGGCTCGGGCGACGTGAAGTACCACATGGGGTTTTCCTCGGACATCCGTACCCCGGGAGGCAACGTGCACGTCATGCTGGCATTCAATCCCTCGCACCTCGAGATCGTCGATCCGGTGGTCGAGGGCTCGGTGCGCGCCCGCCAGGAACGGCGCGGCGATGGCAGCGGCGAGGAAGTGCTGCCGGTGCTGATCCACGGCGACGCGGCGTTCGCCGGCCAGGGCGTGGTCGCCGAGACACTGCAGATGTCGCAGGCGCGTGGCTTCACCACCGGCGGCACGGTGCACATCATCGTCAACAACCAGGTGGGCTTCACCATCAGCAACCCGGACGATGCGCGTTCGACACCCTACTGCAGCGACGTCGCCAGGATGATCGAGGCGCCGGTGTTCCACGTGAACGGCGACGACCCGGAAGCGGCCGTGCTGGTCACGCGCCTGGCACTGGAGTATCGCCAGACGTTCCGCAAGGACGTGGTGATCGACCTCGTCTGCTATCGCCGCCACGGCCACAACGAGGCCGATGAGCCGGCCGCCACCCAGCCGCTGATGTACCAGGCCATCAAGAAGCACCCGACCACCCGCCAGCTCTACATGCGCAGGCTGGTCGAGGGCGGCGTCATGGATGCGCCCGAGGCCGAGCGCCTCGCCGAGGAATACCGCGAGCGGCTGGACCAGGGCCAGCCCTTGCCGCAGGCGGTGCTCGGCATGATCGGCAACGAGTACACGGTGGACTGGAGCCGCTACCGCAAGGCCGACTGGAACGAGCCGGTGTCGACCGTGCTGCCGGAGGCGGATGTCGCCCTGCTGGCCGCCGAGGTCACGCGGATCCCGGCCGGCTTCACGCTGCATCCGCAGGTGGCCCGCATTGTCCAGGATCGCGTGCGCATGGCGGCCGGCGAGCTGCCGATGGACTGGGGTTTCGCGGAGATGATGGCCTACGCCAGCCTGGTGAAGGCCGGGTTCAGGGTGCGCCTGACCGGCCAGGACAGCCGTCGCGGCACCTTTTTCCATCGCCATGCGGCCCTGCATGACCAGGTCACCGGCGACACCCATGTGCTGCTGGAGAACCTCGGTGGGCGGCGCGGTGCGTTCACGGTTACCGACTCGCTGCTCTCCGAGGAGGCCGTGCTCGCCTTCGAATACGGCTATGCCAGCACGGAACCGCAGTCGCTCGTCATCTGGGAGGGCCAGTTCGGCGACTTCGTCAACGGCGCCCAGGTGGTCATCGACCAGTTCATCAGTTCCGGCGAGGCCAAGTGGGGCCGGCTCTGCGGCCTGACGCTGTTCCTGCCGCATGGCCAGGAGGGCCAGGGCCCGGAGCATTCCTCGGCGCGCCTCGAGCGTTTCCTGCAGCTCTGCGCCGAGATGAACATGCAGGTCTGCGTGCCGTCGACTCCGGCGCAGATGTTCCACCTGCTGCGCCGGCAGATGCTGCGCGACCTGCGCAAGCCGCTGGTGGTGATGACGCCGAAGAGCCTGCTGCGCCACCGGTTGGCGAGTTCGCCGCTGGCCGAGCTGGTGCAGGGCCGATTCCAGTCGCTGATCCCCGAAATCGATCCGCTGGAGGCGCGCGCCGTCACGCGGCTGGTGGTCTGCAGCGGCAAGGTGTTCTACGACCTGCTGGAAGCGCGCCGCAAGCAGCAGCTGGGGACCGTGGCCATCGTCCGCATCGAGGAGCTCTATCCGTTCCCGTCGCGCGAGCTGGCCGCGGTGCTGGACCGCCATCCGGCGGTCCGCGAGGTGGTATGGTGCCAGGAGGAGCCGCAGAACCAGGGCGCCTGGTACCAGATCCGCCACCGCCTGCAGGAGCCGCTGGGGCGTGCGCAGGAGCTCTACTACGCCGGCAGGCCGGCCGCCGCCGCGCCGGCGCCCGGCGTGTTCCAGCTGCACGTGTACCAGCAACAGGTTCTCGTCAACGCGGCGCTCGGCATCAAGGCGCCGGACGCCTGA
- a CDS encoding SOS response-associated peptidase: MCGRYVSPDIAAIELEWSLPPRHDPLGDYIRSYNVAPSQRVPVVRERDGRRSCDLLRWGLVPFWAKGVVPKFSTINARVETMTTAASYRGPWKKGQRCIVPVLGFYEWQLIGARKQPWFIHLRDRELFGLAGLWDASAPADGDTLESVTLITVPANPLMAEIHNAKRRMPAILRREDHAAWLAGGPDAALACLAPYPEAGMEAWTVTTAVNSPANNRPELLTPAPPVA, translated from the coding sequence ATGTGTGGCCGCTACGTCAGCCCCGACATCGCCGCCATCGAGCTCGAGTGGTCGCTGCCGCCGCGCCACGATCCGCTGGGCGATTACATCCGCAGCTACAACGTCGCGCCCAGCCAGCGGGTGCCGGTGGTCCGCGAGCGCGACGGGCGGCGCAGCTGTGATCTGCTGCGATGGGGCCTGGTGCCGTTCTGGGCGAAGGGCGTGGTGCCGAAGTTCAGCACCATCAACGCACGGGTGGAGACGATGACCACGGCGGCGAGCTACCGGGGCCCCTGGAAGAAGGGCCAGCGCTGCATCGTGCCCGTGCTGGGCTTCTACGAATGGCAGCTGATCGGCGCACGCAAGCAGCCCTGGTTCATCCATCTGCGCGACCGCGAGCTGTTCGGCCTCGCGGGGCTCTGGGATGCGTCGGCCCCGGCGGATGGCGATACGCTGGAATCGGTGACGCTGATCACCGTTCCGGCGAACCCGCTGATGGCGGAGATCCACAACGCGAAGCGCAGGATGCCGGCAATCCTGCGACGCGAGGATCACGCTGCCTGGCTGGCAGGCGGGCCGGATGCGGCCCTGGCTTGCCTCGCCCCCTATCCCGAGGCGGGCATGGAAGCCTGGACGGTGACGACCGCGGTGAATTCCCCCGCAAACAACCGCCCCGAGCTGCTTACGCCCGCTCCGCCCGTGGCCTGA